CTTCAGAACCAAAAGCACCAAAAGCGGAAGAGCCAGCTGTAGCACCGAAAGCAGAGGAGCCAGCAGCGTCATCACCAAAAGCCGAGAAACCAGTGGTTTCAGCACCAAAAGCAGAGGAAGCAGTGACACCAGCACCTAAGGTAGAGAAACCTGTGTTATCAACACCAAAAGCAGAGGAACCTGTGGTACCAGCACCAAAAGCGGAGGAACCAACGCCATCAGTGACAAAAGCAGAGAAACCAGCGACACCATCACCGAAAGCCGAGAAACCAGTGGTACCAGCACCAAAAGCGGAAGAGCCAGCAACGTCAGCACCGAAAGCAGAGAAACCAGCGTCTCCGGCGCCAAAAGCAGAGGAACCAGTAGCTCCAGCACCGAAAGCCGAGAAACCAGTGGTTCCAGCACCAAAAGCAGAAGAGCCAGCGACACCAGCGCCAAAAGCAGAGAAACCTGTGGTTTCATCACCAAAAGCAGAGGGACCAGCAGCTCCAGCACCAAAAGCGGAAAAACCAGTGGTACCAGCACCAAAAGCAGAGAAACCAGTGGTACCAGCACCAAAAGCAGAAGAGCCAACGACACCAGCACCAAAAGCGGAAGAGCCAGCAACGTCAGCACCGAAAGCAGAGAAACCAGCGTCTCCGGCGCCAAAAGCAGAGGAACCAGTAGCTCCAGCACCTAAGGTAGAGAAACCTGTGGTTTCAACACCAAAAGCGGAAGAGCCATCAGCTCCAGCACCAAAAGCAGAGGCACCAGCGGCACCAGCACCAAAAGCAGAAGAGCCAACGACACCAGCACCAAAAGCGGAAGAACCAACAGCTCCAGCACCAAAAGCAGAAGAACCAACGACTCCGACACCAAAAGCAGAGGCACCAGCGTCTTCAGCACCAAAAGTGGAAGAGCCAGCTGCAACACCAAAAGATGATACTCCGTCTGAAGAAGTAGCACCTAAAGATGAAAAACTTGAGGAAGCCAAAAAAGATGGAAAAGAAATTATTGAAAAAATTGCAGCTTCAAAACATAGTGAAATAGAAAAAGTTAAAGATGAAGCAGAAAAAGCTAAGTTAGAAGCTAAATTAAAAGAATTAAAAGAAGCAGGATTAGAAGCGATAAATAATGCTAAAAATCATGATGCAGCTGTAGATGCTACGGATGAATATCAAACTAAAATTGATGAAATTAATGTTCCAGGTGAAGAATTACCAGCACCAAACTATAATAAAGAAAATTTAACAAATGGCCGTAATGAAGGTACTACTATTGACAATGGAAGTACAGCAATAGGTCATGGGTCAGGTGAAGCTACATCAACAACTCCGACACAGCCTGCCACTGAAGAAAGACCAACTTCACCAGCAACTTCAACACAACCTGCTTCAACTTCAGAGGGAACTTCTAGTTTCAGAAATGCTCCTCAAGTTCAAGTTAGAGCAAGAAGAGTAGCACGTGCGGCAAATCAACCAGAAGGTACGGTAAACATAAGTTATAATTATGATGGAATGCCAGATATTAATGGATTTTTATCTGATCCAGGAGAAAATAATACAGTAGCTATTTCAAATTCAGCAACTGAAGATGAAGTGAAAGAATTAGTTAAAGCAAAAATTCAAGCTAAGGCTCAAGAATTAGCTAAACATGGATATAAAGTAAAAGAAGAAATAGTATTTGAGCAAGATACTAATGTGAAGAACTTTAATTATGTAGTTACTTTCACTAAAGAGAAAACAGGAACTACAGGCTTCAGAATCGCTCCAGAAGTTCAAGTTAGAACTAAAAAAGTTGTAAAAAGAGATTTATCTAATAAAACTAAAAAAATAAACATCTATTATAATCTAACAGCTCTTAAAGATATTGCGGGGGCATTAGGAGAATTAGGTGGAGAGAATATGCTTACTTTCCCTGGCAATACACCTAAAGAAGAATTAAAACGAGCTATTGAAGAAAAAACAAAAGCCCAAATTGAAAAATTGAAAAAACAAGGTTTTAAAGTTGTTTCAACTACTGACTTAGATCAAATCGTTGAAGGTGGAGATAGCTATGATTATGTTGTAGAATTCACAAAAGAATCTAAATCTGCATCAGCTAATAATTCAGGTTTTAGAAAAGCACCTGCAACACAAAGAAGGGCAAAAAGATCAACAGAAGCACAAGAAAATGTAAATATTAATATTTACTTTAACTTAAAAACTTTACCAGGAATAGCTGGAGCATTAGATGTAGATGGAGATACTACTATACAACTTTCAAAAGATGCTAGTAAAGAACAAGTAAAAGAAGCTATAAAAGAAAAAATTGCTAAAGTAGAAAAACGCGGTTATAAAGTTAGTGATTTCTACTTCGGAGCAAAAACAGAACAGGGTTATGATTTCGTTGTAGAATTTAAAAAATAACCTAAAATAATACTGACCTCATTTTAGATAATAAATCTAACTTGAGGTCAGCTTTTTTATATTTTATTCTTCTTCAGTTTCACGAGGGAAAATCATAGATTCGCTGAAGTTTAAGTCGCGAAGAGCGGTGTAAGAATCTTCTAGAGAAATATAATTCAATTTCCTCATCGTTAATATTCTGTATTTTAAAAGTCGAACTGCTTCCATTTGAAGTTCTTTAAGTTCTTCTTCAAAATCGATATCTTCTAAAAATACTTCAAACAAGGTGAATGAGTAGTATCTATATACATCTTTAACGAATTCTGCAGTATCTTCATCTGAACACTTTTCATCAATAACCTTATAAGCTATATCAAGAAGTGCGTTTCTTACTGTAGGAGAACAATCTATGATAGCTTGAATTTGACTAGAAGAAGCTTCAGCTCTTTGTTTAATTTCATCTAATTTATTGACGAAGTTTACTTTTCTTCTTTTTGGAACTTTTTCTTTAAGTTTCTCATAAAATTCTGGAGTTAAATCTTTAGCTACGAAATGACGAGTTAAACGACGTTTTAGACTAGATTCTTTTATATATATTCTCAAATTAAGAAGTAAACTTTTTGGTATTGAATAAGTAAATAGGAAAGATTTTCTAAGTTGCATAATTTTAGAAATTTCCAATATTTGCTCAATGTTAGGGTTGCCTTTAAGTATTTCAGGGAGAGCTTTATCTTGTGCTTTCATAATTTTTTTGTGTAATGACAATGCTTCATTTGTATTCTTGAACTTTCCAGTTTGCATGTTTCTGAAGTATGCTTTCATTTCGTGTAAACTTTTTATTTCAAAAGCATAAGCAACTTTTTCTTCGATAGAATTCTTAGAAATATCACGTTCTTTTAGTTCTTCAAGTGTTCCTTCTAGGATTTTTTCACGAAGAGAGTACTGAGTATATTCTTTTTCTTCATCTTCTCCTTTAACAACAAGTGGAAGAGCGAGTGTACCGATAACAATACTTAGTAACACGACATTACTCGCAATGAATAAGATGGTATTTCTAAGTGGGAAGCTTTCTCCAGTTGCTGTTATAACTGGAATCATAAGCGCAGTAGCAAGTGTTACTGTCCCATGAATACCACATAAACTAGCAATTAAAGAGTAACTAAATCTAGAGTAGTTATCTTTGTCGAATTTTCTATTTAATATTATTTTTGCTGTTTTTCTAGCAGTCGTAAAATGGTGAGGTTGGAATGATATGTAGTTGAAATATACAAAGACCAATCTGACTATCATTAGACCTAAAACAATAACTAATGAAATAATGAATCCATATACAATATCAATCTCCCTGTTGTTAAACATTGTATGATATATCTCTGGAAGCAAATATCCTAAAAATGTAAATACGAAGCCATTTAGTACATAACTTGCTATTTGTTGAGTACTATCTATAGTTACTGCAGCATCACTACTTACAACAGTAAGTAAGTGAAGTTTTCTTTGGTAGTTATAAACTAAAGCAGTAATAACAACAGCAACGATACCAGATACGCCGATATGTTCAGCAAAATAAAAGACAATTATTGGTGTTATTAATTGAAAAATAACTAAAATATTAGATTCATCAGCAAATTTTGTTGAGAATATAAACTTAATATAAGAGAATGCTATCCCAATAATAAGTCCAAAGACTGCTCCACCTCCTGCAACTACTAAAAATTTATAACTAGCATTTGTGACAGAAAATGTATTAGTAAGAACGGCTGCCAGAGCTATATTAAATGATACAAGACCAGAAGCATCATTCAGAAGCGACTCACCTTCTAATATAGCCATAAGGCCTTTAGGTAACTTCATTCCTTTAGTTATTGATTTAACAGCAACAGCATCTGTAGGTGATAGGATAGCGGCTAAAACAAAACATGCTGCCCATGGAATCATTGGAAGTAATAAATGAATTATGCTACCGACAATAATTACCGTCACAAGAACTAAAAATATTGCCATATATATAATTGGACGTTTGTATAGCCAGATATTCTTTAAGGACGAGTTGAAACCGTCAGTAAATAATAGGGGAGCGATAACTAACATCATAAACATTTCTGATTCAAACTCAAAATGAAGTGGGAGGTTAGGAATAAATGTTACCGCAGCACCAAGTATTATTTGGAATAAAGCTGCTGGAATACGTGGAAAAAGATTATTTAAAAATGAACCAAGTATTACAATTATGACAAATATACCTAGGGTAGTTAGTATTTCCATAGAAAACTCCTTTGTAATTATTTTATTATTTATTTGTACAAATATATTTTACAATTATTTAATATTAAAATCAACGATTATACAATCTGAAAGAAATTAATAATGAATATTGTAAAACAATAATTTTAATAGTTTTAGAAGATGTGTTATTTGTTATTTTTTAGAGTTTAAGTAAGGGCTTCAGTACACGTAAATAGACGTCAAAATATTGATTTTAAATGATTTTTGATTTTTTGAAACTCATTACATCGCGCTATAAATCAATAAAAATTCTACCTTTTTTAGATAAATATATCAGTTGAATATTGAAGTTAAGCCCTGCTATCATTTCGATGGCAGGACTTTTTAATATTTGGTACACTAACTCTTATCTATATTTTGGTGAAGTTGAAGTTGACATCTACAAAGTTTAATGTTAGAATATATTCAAAAATATATTTGAATGAGGTGTTTTATGATTCAAAATGTTGTTACTTCAATAATCCTGTATTCTGGGACAGCCGTAGACTTACTTATTATCCTAATGTTATTTTTTGCCAAAAGAAAAAGCAGAAAAGACATCATTAACATCTATTTAGGACAATTTCTAGGCTCTGTTAGTCTAATATTGCTAAGTTTGCTTTTTGCATCTGTCTTACATTATATTCCTAGTAAAGAGATTTTAGGTTTGCTCGGTTTGATTCCAATTTTCTTAGGTCTCAAAGTTTTGCTTTTAGGAGATTCTGATGGAGAAGCTATTGCCAAAGAAGGGTTGCGCAAAGATAATAAAAACCTGATTTTTCTAGTCGCGATGATTACTTTTGCAAGTTGCGGTGCCAACAATATTGGTATCTTTGTCCCATATTTTACTACATTAAATTTAGCGGATTTGATAGTGGCTTTACTTACATTTCTAGTCATGATTTATCTCTTGGTTTTTTCTGCCCAAAAGTTGGCACAACTCCCATCTGTTGGAGAAACTTTGGAAAAATATAGCAGATGGTTTATTGCCGTTGTTTATTTAGGATTGGGGATATATATCCTGATTGAAAATAACAGTTTTAACATGCTATGGACTATGTTAGGATAGGAGAAAATATTATGAAAAAAGATAGTATCTGCCAAGTGAATATTATAAATCAACAAAATGTTACAACTGCAATGAACTACCTTGAAAAGGAAAAAGTCCAAAAATCACTTCGTATTTTAACAAAGTTTACCGATAATAAACAGATAAATATCATCTTTTATCTTCTTGCTGTTGAAGAACTCTGTGTCTGTGATATAGCCTGTCTACTAGATCTAAGTATGGCATCTGCATCCCACCATCTTCGTAAACTAGCCAATGAAAACATCTTGGACACTAGAAGAGAGGGGAAAATTATATATTATTTTATAAAAGATGAGGAAATCAGAGATTTTTTTAATCAACTAGGATAACAACTATTTTTACTACTTTACCATGATTATATATAGGACTTATCTATGAAATTTTTTGATGAAATTTACTCACAAGAAATACCTACTCGTATCATGTTGATACTGTCAATAAGTATGTGTAAACACTCAAGTAGAGTTACGGAGTATTAATCAAATAAGCTTTCTAGTGTGTCATAATATTGGCCAAATCCTTTATGGATTCGTTGACTTTGCTTGAAATTATAATCTTCAAACAAAGTAACTAAGTAACGTTCTAGAGACTTCTCGTTAGGAAAAAAAACTTCTTTTTCGTTTGACGTTTGATAAGAGACTCAATTAGGTTTGTCGAATAAATGCTGTGCCAAATCTGGTAGTGAAACTGATAATATGCACTATTATAACCTATTTGTACATTTTTATTTTATCATTTTCAATTAGTAAGTCTAGGATCACCAGATTATGGTTTCCATTTGTTCCGACACACTCATGATTCAATGTTGCTTAATGCAGGCACAAATTGGAAAGAACTCCAAGTTAGAATGAGGCATAAGTCAATGTCAACTACTATGGATACTTACGCAGAGTTAGCACCTCAAAGAAAGCTAGAAACAGTCAGCATTTATTTAGATAAGATTGCTAAATTAACTTATTAACTACTCTAGTTTTCGCTCTACCTTTTGAAAGCTAAATTCTCATAAACGTTGATATAACAGTATTTAAAGGTTTCTGAAATAACATTAACAACCTTTACAGATATAAAATTATCGCTATATCAAAATATTAATATTCTGATATAGCGATTAATTTCAAATTTTTCATATTATTAACTTTATTAATTACCAACTAATTACTTTTCCATCTTCTATTTTAATATCAGCATCATAAAGTTTGTTTAGAAGCTCTTCATCAAAGAAGTTCTCAGCTTTATCATTCTTTATAACTTTTCCATCAAGAAGAGCAATAATATTATCACTGTATGCTAGTGCTTGATTTATATCATGTAGCACCATGATAATAGTAATTCCTAGAGATTTATTAAGATCTCTAACGAGTTGCATTATAGATTTTTGGTATTTTATATCAAGGAAAGTAGTAGGCTCGTCTAGTATAATAATATCCGTACTTTGTGCTAATGCCATTGCGATGTAAACACGTTGAAGTTGACCACCTGATAACTCATCTACACGTTTATCTCTATAGGCTTTTAGATTAGTTTTTTCAAGAGCAAATTCAATTTTTTCAACATCACTAGCGTTAGGTTTATAAAAGAAAATATTTTGATAAGGAAGTCGAGCGAAACTAACCATATCATAAACAGTAATTTCTCTTGGAGTTTCATTTTTTTGATAAACAATTGCAAGAATACTCGCAAGTTCTTTTAATGAATATGAATTCAGTTCCTTACCTTCAATTTTTATACTTCCAGAATTATAGTTTAAATTTTTTGCTAATATTTTTATAAGTGTACTTTTACCACAACCATTTTTACCAAGTAGGGTAGTAATTTTACCTTTTTCAATATCTACATTAAGATTTTCGAAAAGAGCATTTTTATTATTGTACTTAAACGTAAGGTTATTAATCTCTATAATATTTTCCATTAACTTACTCCTTTCTTAACCAAAATAATAAATGCAGGTCCACCGATAATCATCATTATTAAATCAGCAGGTATTTCAATTGGTGCGAAAATAACACGACCGATTGTATCGAATAATAGTAGAATAAATGCTCCAAGTAAAGCACTAAATGGAATAGTATAAATATGATTTCTTCCAATTATTATCTTAGCGATATGAGGTGTAATAAGAGCTAAGAAGACCATAACACCAGCTACCGCTGTAGAAACAGAAGCAAGAGCTACCGCAACAAATGAAATTAATAAACGAATCACATTAATATTAATTCCTAGTGAACTAATAATATTATCATCTAAGGCGAAGATATTACATAGTTTTGCTAAGAAGAAACTGATAATTAGTAATACAGGAATCCAACTTAGTAATAACGAAACATCATCCCAGTTTTTAGTTCCCAAACCAACAGTTTTGAATGTAGATGACGTAGTAGAGTTAGCTGCATTCAAGTACTGTATAGAACTCAGTATTCCTGTGAAGAAATAACTTATCGCAATACCGATTAAAATAATTTTAACATTGTTTTTTGTTCTACCAGCTAAGTAATAAATGATTAAGAAACCAAGGACACCACCGATGATAGAAAATACAGACTTAAATATCATAAATTGTGGAAATATTCCTAATCCTAAGTATAAAAATAGGTTGGCTCCACTAGAAACACCAATAATACTAGGATCGACAAGCGGGTTCTTTAATACTGTTTGTAATAATAAACCACTAACTCCAAGAGCAGCACCAACCAAAATAGTGATGATAATTCTTGGGAAACGAACGTCGATAATGGCATTAACATTAGCATATTCACCGGTAAAAATACCAACAGCTAATTGCCCGACACTAGCTTTTATACTACCACTGTTCGCTGCAAAAAATATTGTACTTAATAAGAGTAAAATAAGAACAGAAAAAGTGATTGCTTTTTTGTTTTTAAACATTAAGAACCTCCTTATATAGTTTATATGTTTAGTATATCATATGTTGTTTTTAATTTGAATTATATAAAAAGGGAGTGACTCAAAAATCGTGATTTCGTAGAAATCGATTTTGTCGAGTCACCCCCGCACAGTTTATTAGATATCTAAAAAGCTTTCATAAAGCGAATTTAGATATCAATAAACCACTGCGTCTATGAGTCCTCATATGAACCATGTTAAATTTTAGGACTTTTAAGTATTAGTTACTATAGAAAATACTGTATAGACTTTCTAATCCTTTTTGGTAATCGTATGTAGCTGTCATACCAAACATTGAGCTATCTAAATCGACAACTTTATTATTTTTTACCGCATCAAAGTGAGACCAACTCTTATTGTTTTCAAATTCTTTTTTAAACATTTCATTTACATTATCAGGCATAGCATGAGCAGTACGTAAAATAAAGTCTGGTTTATCATTTAAAGCAGTTTCTATGTTTAGATTTTTAAACTCTTCAGTACCTTTAATGATATTTTCACCACCGGCTAATTTTACAAGGTTACCAACATAAGATTTCTCTGTAGCAGCTAAGTAACTTCCCGGTAAGCCCATAAGAACAAGAACTTTTGGTTTCTTCTTATTAGCAATTTTTTCATTGAATTTAGCGAAGAACTCATCATGTTCTTTTTTTAATTCTTTGAATTTTTCTGTTTTACCAAATTCTTTTGCAAGATTTTCTGTTACTGTATATAATCCGTTAACACTACGAACATCTACAAATTTATAAGGTATTTTATTTTTTTCGAATCCTTCTTTTATCCAGTCTTGTAAACTATCTGGAGCATATACGATAGAAGGATTAATAGATTTGATAACTTCCATATTTGGATTCATAGGAAGCCCAATTTGAACAGTATTATCATATCTTTTAGGCATACGACCTAATTTTGTAGTAGGGACACCTGCTAATTTGATATCAAGAACATTAGCAATTTGAGCTAGAGCTACAGAGTCCATTACTACACGTTTTCCATTTTCTTCTTCAGATTTTTTGTCTTTATTTACACCAGTTAGGTCTATCGTTTCATTAAATGCTTTATCAGCTAAATTAGGATCAGTTCCAGTTGTGTTACCAGCTTTATTTTGTGATGAACAAGCAGTAAGTACTAAGATACTAGCCAGAAGTAGTGTAAATAGTAGGGATAGTTTTCTTTTCATGAATTATCTCCTAATTATTTTTTCTTTTTTTAAGAGCAAAGAAAGCTCCGGCAACTATTACAAGAACTCCGATACCTCCGCCAACATAGTAAGGTACGTAGTTTGTTTCTTTAATAGCTTCCATATCTAAACCATCATTTCCGTTTTTAATAGTATCAGTATTAACTTCTACGAAATAACGAACAGGACGATTCATAGGTTCTACATACATTTGTACCATAGCTAAGAAGTTTTCATTTGGTACTTCGAATCTATAGTCAACATAGCTATCTTTATATTGTTCAATGTTAACTTTTGTTTCAGTAGCAGCAACTTGTTTGAATTCTCCATCTTTTTGAAGAACTTTAATGAAAGGACCTTGTTCTTTACTACGTTGAACCCAATTCATTAGGTGAACACGCACAGTTGCGTATAATTTACCATCTTTTGTACGTTGAAGCATAGCTTTAGACCAACGTTTTTCACCATTAGATTTTTGATTTTTAAGAGCCTCATTAAGGTCTCCACCTGCGTTAATAGGTGAGATAACTCCTTGTACCATACCTTCACCGATAGCTGTATTTTTAGTACCACCATCAGCTGTAACTCCAGTAAGAGGGTTTAGATATGAACCTGTGATATCAAGGTTATAAAGACCAGGATTTTTTGTTTTTTGATCATCTTTGAAGTAATCTTCTAATTTTTTAGCAACAAATCCTTCTGGTGCTTTATTTTCATCTTTTTTATCTTTGTTTTCTTCTTCTTTTTTCTTATCTTCAGCTTTTTTCTCTTTGTCTTTAGAAGAATCTTCAGAACCAGATACTAGGTTAGCTGTTGACCAGTTAAATTTAATAATAGCATTTTGTGATGCATCTCCACCCATAATTTGGTTCATGGCATCAACGGCAACTCTAACACCGACTTTGTCAGGTTTAGCTTCACCAAAATTAAAGCTTAGAGTTCCTGGATATGTACTAGTACCACCATCTAAGTTAGTATCGTTATAAGTACTTGTTACTGAAGCTGCAGTTAGACTACCAGAAAAAATTGGAGATGAGTAGATGCTAAGTGATAATAAGTGACCGTGCATATTACTGAAATCCATCGGAGTGAATTGTATAGAAATAGTAGAGGTGTTATTATCATGAACATTTACAGTAGCATGTGTAGCTAGAGCATTATTTCCCATAGAAAGACGACCACTGTTTTCAGAGTGCCACAGCTCTACAGGAACGCTATATACTCTATCAGCCGCGTGTACAGTTTTAACGAAAGGTACATTACTAGATGTAATGATAAATGTTAATGTAGCAATAACTATCGTTAACAGTTTTAAAACTCGTTTCATTATAAAAACTCACTTTCTTTTATATTATTTAGTTTTTAATAAGAGGGAGTGACTCAAAAATCGTGATTTCGGAGAAATCGATTTTGTCGAGTCACCCCCGCACAGTTTATTAGATATCTAAAAAGCTTTTATAAAGTGAATTTAGATATCAATAAACCACTGCGTCTATGAGGTATCATATACACTTTTTTAAAATTTAGGACTTTTGGGTAAATTTTTACGGAATCGATAATAGTAAGCTAATTTAGCGGATATTATCTTATTACTTTTGTTTTCTTCTACCAACAAGAACTGCACTTATTAAAGTAAGAGCTCCTGCAAGGATTGATGAAGATGTTTCTAAACCAGTGTTAGAAAGTCTACCGTTGTTTAGACGTCCACCTTTTGGAGTTAGAGCAGGATTACCGTTAGCACTTGATCCTGGTTGACCACCATCAATAACTGCAGTACCTTGTCTTTCTGTGGCATTAGACCAGTTTAGGTTAAGAATAGCATCTTTCTTACCAGCACCCGGCATAATGCTTTCCATTGTTGGAACGAATACAGAAACAGGAATGTTAGTTAATTTTTCGTGTGATGTAAAGTGGACTTCCACTTGGTTCATAGCGCCACCTGTGCTATAAACAGGGTATTCAGTTCCATTAACCCAGAAACGAGTAATACCGTCTGTAAGAGTTCCTACTTTAATATTGTGGAAACGAACTTTGTAGTGATATGTATCACCATGTTTGAATACAGTGATTCCATCTAATGCTGCATTCCCCATAGATGCACGACCTGATTCATAAGCGTTTAATAGAGATGCAGTAACGTTATCGAAGTATGTAACTTGTGCTTCAGAACCTTGACCTTGAGGTGCAGCAGGAAGTGGTGTAGTTGGTGTAGAGATTGGTGAAGTAGGTTGATTTCCTGGTTTTCCACCTGGATTAGATGGCTTAGGAGTGTAGCCACTGTTACCTGGTTTTCCACCAGTTATTGGTTGTCCTTGTTGTTCAGTTACACTAGACCAGTCAAATGATAAAGTAGCATTTTGTGTACCACCACCTTGCATGATTTCTTCCATAGCTTGAACAAATACAGAAACAGGAACTGATGATAGTTTTTCAGTTGATGTGAAGTGAACTTCTACTTGATTGTTTGATCCTCCAGTTGGATTAACAGGATATTCAGTACCGTTAACCCAGAACTTAGAAATTCCACCAGTGAAACCTTGAGTTGAAAGGTCGTGGAATCTTACGATGTAGTGATATGTATTTCCTTCTTTATATACAGTTACATTACTATGTTCTAAAGCTGCATCTCCCATAGATTTCTGACCAGGACGATAAGCATTTAGCAGTGAAGCTTTTACTCCTTTATAGTAAGTTGCAGTAGCTGCAGGAGTAGGTTTTGGAGTAGGTGTAGTTACTACAGGTTTAGCTGGTTTAACTGGCTCTGTAGGTTTAGGAGTTTCTACAGGTTTAGCAGTTTCAGTTGGTTTTGTAGTTCCTGAATCCGCAGGTTTACTTGTTGTAGTTTCCGCTGGTTTATTCGAAGGCTGAGTATCTTTTGGTGTTTCAGGTTTTACTGGAGATTCTGTCACAGCAGGTTTAGCTGGTGTAGGTTGAGTATTAGCTACCACTTTTAGTGCATTACTTAAATCAAATTTTAGAATCATTTTTTGAGTTCCAAATGTTTCACCAAAAGAAGCCATAACCGGAACATAAACTTGAGTATAAGTCTCTAATTTATTGTTTGAATCGATCTTATTTTTATCTACACTATAAGAAAGTGTTTTTGGATATGCAGTTCGTT
This is a stretch of genomic DNA from Gemella haemolysans. It encodes these proteins:
- a CDS encoding DUF1542 domain-containing protein codes for the protein MKKISKVATASVLLFTLANPLAVFAENKVGNISETSSNKTTQDLTITSEEVNGDIVFHVTAQRDTYEAIVYAKINGKNYTYNLGNLKKGQVSKIVQPDVSINNNNASISKESNKGRVLPNTSAVRELVQKTVLYNNEINGNVIEAKVVYKVYELVEKNSTQKNEKPEASEPKAPKAEEPAVAPKAEEPAASSPKAEKPVVSAPKAEEAVTPAPKVEKPVLSTPKAEEPVVPAPKAEEPTPSVTKAEKPATPSPKAEKPVVPAPKAEEPATSAPKAEKPASPAPKAEEPVAPAPKAEKPVVPAPKAEEPATPAPKAEKPVVSSPKAEGPAAPAPKAEKPVVPAPKAEKPVVPAPKAEEPTTPAPKAEEPATSAPKAEKPASPAPKAEEPVAPAPKVEKPVVSTPKAEEPSAPAPKAEAPAAPAPKAEEPTTPAPKAEEPTAPAPKAEEPTTPTPKAEAPASSAPKVEEPAATPKDDTPSEEVAPKDEKLEEAKKDGKEIIEKIAASKHSEIEKVKDEAEKAKLEAKLKELKEAGLEAINNAKNHDAAVDATDEYQTKIDEINVPGEELPAPNYNKENLTNGRNEGTTIDNGSTAIGHGSGEATSTTPTQPATEERPTSPATSTQPASTSEGTSSFRNAPQVQVRARRVARAANQPEGTVNISYNYDGMPDINGFLSDPGENNTVAISNSATEDEVKELVKAKIQAKAQELAKHGYKVKEEIVFEQDTNVKNFNYVVTFTKEKTGTTGFRIAPEVQVRTKKVVKRDLSNKTKKINIYYNLTALKDIAGALGELGGENMLTFPGNTPKEELKRAIEEKTKAQIEKLKKQGFKVVSTTDLDQIVEGGDSYDYVVEFTKESKSASANNSGFRKAPATQRRAKRSTEAQENVNINIYFNLKTLPGIAGALDVDGDTTIQLSKDASKEQVKEAIKEKIAKVEKRGYKVSDFYFGAKTEQGYDFVVEFKK
- a CDS encoding cation:proton antiporter domain-containing protein; the protein is MEILTTLGIFVIIVILGSFLNNLFPRIPAALFQIILGAAVTFIPNLPLHFEFESEMFMMLVIAPLLFTDGFNSSLKNIWLYKRPIIYMAIFLVLVTVIIVGSIIHLLLPMIPWAACFVLAAILSPTDAVAVKSITKGMKLPKGLMAILEGESLLNDASGLVSFNIALAAVLTNTFSVTNASYKFLVVAGGGAVFGLIIGIAFSYIKFIFSTKFADESNILVIFQLITPIIVFYFAEHIGVSGIVAVVITALVYNYQRKLHLLTVVSSDAAVTIDSTQQIASYVLNGFVFTFLGYLLPEIYHTMFNNREIDIVYGFIISLVIVLGLMIVRLVFVYFNYISFQPHHFTTARKTAKIILNRKFDKDNYSRFSYSLIASLCGIHGTVTLATALMIPVITATGESFPLRNTILFIASNVVLLSIVIGTLALPLVVKGEDEEKEYTQYSLREKILEGTLEELKERDISKNSIEEKVAYAFEIKSLHEMKAYFRNMQTGKFKNTNEALSLHKKIMKAQDKALPEILKGNPNIEQILEISKIMQLRKSFLFTYSIPKSLLLNLRIYIKESSLKRRLTRHFVAKDLTPEFYEKLKEKVPKRRKVNFVNKLDEIKQRAEASSSQIQAIIDCSPTVRNALLDIAYKVIDEKCSDEDTAEFVKDVYRYYSFTLFEVFLEDIDFEEELKELQMEAVRLLKYRILTMRKLNYISLEDSYTALRDLNFSESMIFPRETEEE
- a CDS encoding CadD family cadmium resistance transporter; translation: MIQNVVTSIILYSGTAVDLLIILMLFFAKRKSRKDIINIYLGQFLGSVSLILLSLLFASVLHYIPSKEILGLLGLIPIFLGLKVLLLGDSDGEAIAKEGLRKDNKNLIFLVAMITFASCGANNIGIFVPYFTTLNLADLIVALLTFLVMIYLLVFSAQKLAQLPSVGETLEKYSRWFIAVVYLGLGIYILIENNSFNMLWTMLG
- the cadX gene encoding Cd(II)/Zn(II)-sensing metalloregulatory transcriptional regulator CadX, which translates into the protein MKKDSICQVNIINQQNVTTAMNYLEKEKVQKSLRILTKFTDNKQINIIFYLLAVEELCVCDIACLLDLSMASASHHLRKLANENILDTRREGKIIYYFIKDEEIRDFFNQLG
- a CDS encoding tyrosine-type recombinase/integrase, with amino-acid sequence MCTFLFYHFQLVSLGSPDYGFHLFRHTHDSMLLNAGTNWKELQVRMRHKSMSTTMDTYAELAPQRKLETVSIYLDKIAKLTY
- a CDS encoding ABC transporter ATP-binding protein; the encoded protein is MENIIEINNLTFKYNNKNALFENLNVDIEKGKITTLLGKNGCGKSTLIKILAKNLNYNSGSIKIEGKELNSYSLKELASILAIVYQKNETPREITVYDMVSFARLPYQNIFFYKPNASDVEKIEFALEKTNLKAYRDKRVDELSGGQLQRVYIAMALAQSTDIIILDEPTTFLDIKYQKSIMQLVRDLNKSLGITIIMVLHDINQALAYSDNIIALLDGKVIKNDKAENFFDEELLNKLYDADIKIEDGKVISW
- a CDS encoding FecCD family ABC transporter permease, which encodes MFKNKKAITFSVLILLLLSTIFFAANSGSIKASVGQLAVGIFTGEYANVNAIIDVRFPRIIITILVGAALGVSGLLLQTVLKNPLVDPSIIGVSSGANLFLYLGLGIFPQFMIFKSVFSIIGGVLGFLIIYYLAGRTKNNVKIILIGIAISYFFTGILSSIQYLNAANSTTSSTFKTVGLGTKNWDDVSLLLSWIPVLLIISFFLAKLCNIFALDDNIISSLGININVIRLLISFVAVALASVSTAVAGVMVFLALITPHIAKIIIGRNHIYTIPFSALLGAFILLLFDTIGRVIFAPIEIPADLIMMIIGGPAFIILVKKGVS